In Helicobacter mastomyrinus, the sequence TGACTAGGCAAGACAGAATCCTCTCCTGTGGGGAGATACTGCTCCTTTATACTCAAAGCAACAAGCGGGTGGAAGCCAAAACGCTTGGCATAATAATAGCCCATAATGCCCTGCAACTCTGGAAACTCATACACCATTTGCGTGAGTAAATCCGCCTTTGCATACATAATAGCATTACTTAGAATCTCCTGCATATCCACTAAGGGCATATCTATCTTAGTCGCATAGGATTCTAAAAGTATATGCGCGATAATGCCCTCACGCTTAGATTTATCAAGCAAAGACCCTGCCCCCTCCACAAAGAGAATCTGCTCTAAATCCTCCACCTTAAAACCATTTTTTATATCATTTTCATAAAAAAACATCGCATCACTTAGCCTTGCTTTGAGCACCTTTTGATTGCCCTGCACGATGGGAGCAAGATGCTCTGTGGTGCTGTTTGCCACAAGCACAAAGCCATTATGCAGATTCCCATTCATATAAGTAGCAAAATACCGCTGATGCTCCTTCATAGAGATGATAATCACCTCCGGAGGCAGACGTAAGAACACCTCATCAAAGCTCCCACACACCGCACGAGGATATTCTGTAATGGCTACAATCTCATTCAAGAGGCTTTCATCAATTTCTACTTTAATGTGATGGGTGGATTCAATTCTGCGAATTTGCTCTAAAATAAGGGTTTTGCGTTTATCTTGATTCAAAATGACTTTACCCTTATCAAGTGCTTGGAAATAAGATTCTGCGCTATCTATTGCCACAGGGGCGAAACTCACATCTCTATGGACATACGTTTGTGCCTTGCTGTGCAGTCCAAAGGCGTTGAGCGCTATGCTTTCTTTACCCAAAAGCACACAGATATTGCGTATAGGGCGGATAAAACTTTGCCTTACATCTCCCCAAAACATACTCTTGCCAAATTGCAAAGATTCAAGCCATTTAATGAGTACTTCACCAAGCAAGGTGCTTGTTGCCACGCCCTTTTTTGTGTAGGTATGATAAAGCACTTCCTTGCCATCTTTTTGCGTTATTTGCAAGGTGGTATCTACACTCAAGCCATTTTTTTTATAAAAGCTTTCTCCTGCCTTGCTTAAGCCCTGTGTCTTATCGCCATTATTGAAAGCAATGCTTAAAGGGGGACCATAGGATTCTATCAGCATATCTTGCGTGGTAGTGGGAAAGTGCTCCTCATACAGCACAATACGTCTAGGCGTAAAGTATAATAGAGGCGTGGAGGCAATATTATGGGCTTTAGCAATTTTTTGCCATTTTTCTACCATATTGGGTAGTTCCTTTAAAAATGGCAATGCGGGAAGTTCTTCGGTAAAAACTTCAATAAGCAAGGGTAAATGTGCGGCTTTCAAGTTATTCCTTTAAAATTTTAGATATGATTGCGTGATTGTAACGCAGAGTTATTAAAAAGTCATTTAGAGAGATAAATATTACAGGAAACAAAACATTGAAAATAATATATTCTATCATTATGCTATTAGTCGCTCTAACTCCTGCTTTTGCCCTGCCACTGCATAAAATTGAGGGTAAATGTGTGCAGCCTAAAGATTTTAACAGGAATCAAAAGCAAGTGATTTTAAAAGCCTTTAAATACGGCGCAAAAAGCGGCTTTGGCTACACAATGGCAGCTATTGCTTGGAAAGAATCTTGCGCAGGAGAATATCGTGTGAATTTCGCTGACCCTTCAGCAGGTATCTACCACGCGCATATTCCCGGACTTCTTAAAAAACATAAGCAAAAAGATACGAACTTTATGCGCAATATGGTGGGAGAGCTGCTTATGCGTGATGATGATTTTGCCTCTGCTACTGCACTTGAGGAGCTAAACTATTGGCACAAGGTGCGTAAGGGGAATTGGTATGAAGTGATTAAATCCTACAACAAGGGCTTTAGCTGGGAAAAGGACAAAGAACGTGATAAAATGGCGCAAGAATACGCCAAAGATGTGCAAAAACGTGTAAAGATTCTACAAACCTATATACCCAAAATCAGCTCAAGCACTGCAAAACTTGCTAAAAAAGACTATGCTATTGATTTTATAAAAAATGCAGATTTGCAAGATAAAATCTCACAGCTACAAGACAAAAATATAAAGCAGAAGCAAAATACAAAATCAGCAAAACAAAACATTACTATCCTAGAGGAATAATTTGCTATTTTAAAGCGCCAAATCGCCTCTGCTTGAGATAGAATGCCTCTAAGATTCCATCTAGCTCATCTGTGCGTAGATTAGGCCAAAGTGTGGGGGTAAAAAATAGTTCTGCATAGCTTGATTGCCAGAGCAAAAAATTTGATAGGCGGCTCTCCCCACCTGTGCGGATAAGCAAATCTACATTAGGCAGTGTAGCTGTATCCAAATTAGCATTAATGAGTGTGATTGCCTCCTGCGGAGTAAGTGTACTTATCTCCTCTTTGCTAAGGCTTTGTGCTATTTTGATAAAAGTTCGTGCTATCTCATTATGCGAGCCATAATTGAGCGCGAGAATCTGCGTGAGATTGGTGTGATTTTGCGTGAGATGCTCTAGCTCTAAAATAGCATTTTTTAACGTATGGCTAAAAATGCTAATATCCCCTATGGCACGGAATCTAATATTGTTTTTCATATACACGGGCTTTTCATTGTGCAAATATTTCTCTAATAGCTTCATTAGGAAATCCACCTCCACCTTAGGACGTTTCCAATTTTCAGTAGAAAAGGCATAGAGTGTAAGATAGGGAATTTTTTGGTTAGCACACCATTGTGTTACGTCACGCACAATTTTTGCGCCCTCTTTATGTCCATGTGTGCGCTTTTTACCTTGACTTTGCGCCCAACGTCCGTTGCCGTCCATTATGATAGCAATATGCTGTAAGGAGGGCTTTTTCATATTTGCTACCTTATAGAATCTACCAATGGACGCAAGAATCTTGCGGGATTACCGACATAAAATCCACTTTGCATAATATCTTTGCTCACCACAGCTCCCGCACCAATCACCACATCATCGCAAATATTCACGGGCAAAATCGTGGCATTTGAACCAATACTCACGCGATTTCCAATATTTGTAGATTTCCACATATCTTTACTCGGTGCGGGAGCACCTTGAGAGAAGGTATCGTTGATAAATACCACACTATGCCCGATGAAGCAATCCTCCCCAATACACACAGATGAGCAAATAAAGCTATGGGATTGCACACGTGTGCGTTTGCCAATATACACATCACATTGTATCTCACAAAATGGTCCTACAAACACATCTTCACCCAACGTGCAGCCATAGAGGTTGCTAGGGGTAATAATCACTACATTTTTGCCACATTTCACATTCACAATGCCTACTTCTTTGATTATTGGATTCACACTAGCCTCTCAATGCTTGTAGTTTATCTTGTATATCTTTAAGCTGTGCGGCATAGGATTCTATTTGCGTGAAAGTCTGCTGCGCGTGGAGTGTGAAATCATTAGGTATAGGGAGCTGCTCTAAATCGAGGGGATTGAGATTGCCTAGATTGCGCTCATAAAGCTTTGAAAGCATTTGCTGTCCTTGTGTAGAGAAAAGATAGCAGTAAATCCCTATGGCAATTTCTGGACTTTTTGAACGCACGATAATGATTCCGGCATTTGCCACTATTTTAGCATCTTTCATCGCTGGGCTTAAAATGGTAAATTTAGGCATCGTGCCACGAATGGATATAGCGATGTCATAGGGTTTTAAGCTGTATTTGTGAATCTTATGTATATCACCCTTAAATCGCTGTGTAGAAAACTCATAGCAAAATCCATAATCTGTAAAATCTGCAATGCCTAAATCAAAATAGATAATCTTCTCATCTTTGCTCCCACCATAGACACGCTGCCCTCGAAATACGCTTGTGCCAAGTGCGCTTAGGGTTGTGTGATTTGTATGGCTTGAAGTGGGCTTTTGGACATAGGCGCTCACACTTAAATCGTGCGGGTTGATTTGAGAAAGGGGCGTGAGGGAGGAATGCTCCCCTGTGTGCTTGTAGCGATAAATATCAAGCAATTCTTTGAGGTGGATAAGGCGATTGTATTTGCCATCTTTATGGTAAAAATATGGCGTGTTAGCGTTAATATGAAGTATAGATTCATTATTGGGAGAAAGCACAATGATAGAAAAATCATAGGTTTGATGGGGGAAAATATTTTTAGGTAGCTCGATGATAGATTCTATCAATCCCTCCTCACATAGCCTCTCTCGCAATCGCCCTTCTATGGAAGATTTCAGCAAGGTTTGTGTGCGGAGGATAAACACGCCCTTATCCTTAAGATAGGAAAGTGAATGGATAAGAAAAAGTAGCTCGGGGTAGGTCTTAATCAATGTCTCATAAGTAGCAAAACGTTTATCTTCTTTTAAAAATTGTGTGCCGATATGGCTATCAAGCGGGGGATTGCAAATGATTTTATCAAATTTTTGATGCTTAAACTGCTCATTTTTAAGGATATTATTCAAAAGCAAATGCGAGGAGCTAAGATCTAAAATCTTGCAAATAATCTTAGCTATTCGCACTAATGCACTCTCTAGCTCCTCACCGTAGAGTTCAAACTGATGAGCGGCATTAGCAATAGCAAAAAACAAGCTCCCCATACCATAGCAGGGGTTATACACACTTTGAGATTGTTTGATATCAAGTAGCCCTACGAGCAATTCATTAATCTCTAAAGGCGTCGAATAGGAAAAAAGCTTATGTGTGGTCTTTTTTTGCGTGATAATGTGTAAAAACTCTTCAATCGTGCGGTTTGAAACGTCATTTCCCAAGATAACTTTTAGAATCTTTAGCAAATTGCAATGCGGATTAAGCGGAGTGTAAAGCTCCTCTCCTAGCGCGCTTTTAAGGGCATTAGCATATTCTTCATAAATAGGCTTTCGTTTTACTGCAAGGGCGATGAGAGATTCTATAAAATCGGGACAATGACGTTTGAGATAAAACATCTCTAGCATAATAGCAATAGAATCAAACATATCAATATGATAGCGTTTGATATATTCAAAGCAGTTAAGCAGCTCTTTCATCATTCCCCTTAAGAAAATTGCATTAAAATCATATCTCTTTAAGCACGGACAGCAAGCTTTGTAATTGCTTCTGTATTGAGATCGTCCATATGGCTTCTCATTACTTTAGAATACATATCCACAAGGCGATTAGTCTCAATCAACGCAGTCATCTCACGCACCGCATTGACATTGCTTTTTTCTACAAAGCCTTGTGTGAGGACATCATTATATACGATTTCTCGTTCATTCTCGCGCTCTTTTGGGTATTCATAGAGATTTTTACCCACTTTTTTTAAATATCGCGGATTCTCAAAGCCCACTATGGCAAGTGCGCCGAGATTGATTTGCTCGGCGATGGCGTCATTATTAAGATTGCGGACATAGATATTGCCATTCTTATCAGCCTCAAGGTGCAATCCCGCAGAGACTACAAGCCCCTCACCAGAATCTAGCCCATTGCGACTAAGCACCAAATACCCATCTTTATTGACAATCTGCCCATCGCTATTGATATTAAAGCTCCCATCACGGGTATAGCGGATTCCATCAGGTGTTTGGATAGCAAAAAAGGCATTTTCACGTTGGAGGGCGAAATCAAGCGGATTATCCGTTTGAGTGAGATTCCCCACGCTTCTATCGGTGTATTCCTCACTGATGATAGGCACTCTATCAAGTGTGCGATTGAGAAATTTAGCAGCCTTGCGTGTGTGGTCTTCTATGGGAAGCTGCTCTTTGTGCGTTTCATAAAGTCGCAAATAATCACCAATCACCACGTCATCGCGCTTAAAGCCTGTGGTGTTGAGATTGGCTAAATTATTTGAGATTAAATCAAGGCGGTTAAACTGCGTTACCATACCGCCAGTGGTGTTATAATATCCGCTTTGCATAAAGCCCCTTTATGATGAAATTACCCCCATTGAAAAGCAAAACATATTCCTTAATATTCAAAAAACATATAAAAATTCATAGAACCAGCAAGGCTTTGTGCATTACAAATCATTTTGACATCATAAAGAGATAGCACAAAGCAGGAAATATTATCACTAGGGCTACTCTAAAGACAAATATAAGATATTATAGATTCCTTAAGGTGAATGGCAATGCTAGAGCTGATAAAACCGAGAAAATTGTTAGAATCTTAACAATTTTGTAAAGTAGAAGGGATTTTTGAGTGGTAAGGGAAGCTATGATATGATTTTAGAATCTTACTTAGAGAAAATGAAATAAGAAGCGTAAGAGGAAACTGATATGTATTTTAAAAATTTTGTAAAAGACTAAATAATGCCACTTGATACGATTTTAGCAGATCTTAAAACACAAGGCAACTATCGCCGTTTAAAAACCCTTACACACGAGGGGCAGTATGTATATTTTAAAGGGCAAAAATTGCTTAATCTTGCCGGGAATGATTACCTTCATTTAACTAAAGATGAGGGCTTAAAAGATGAGTTTTTGCGCCAACTTGATGCAAAAGATTTTTATCTTTCAAGCTCAAGCAGCAGGAGCTTAAGTGGGAATTTTAGCATTTACGAAAAATTTGAAAGCAGCCTAGCAAAGTCTTTTCAAAATAAAGAAGTTTTACACTTTAATAGCGGCTATCATTTGAATCTTTCGTGCATACAAGCTCTAAGCACCCTACCAAACACCCTTTTAATCGCTGATAAACTCATACACGCAAGTGTGATTGATGGCTTGAGATTGGGTGGAAGCAGGTTTTTGCGCTTTAAACATAATGATTTAGAATCTTTAGAAAATTTACTCAAACAATATCACAAAGACTATGAGCATATGATCATTATTACCGAAGCACTTTTCAGTATGAACGGGGATTTCGCACCCTTAAAAGAACTCACAGAGTTTAAAAAACGCTATCAAAACATCTTACTCTATGTCGATGAGGCGCATTCTGTGGGCTGTTTTGATGAAAGTGGACTAGGTTATGCAAAAAGCTTAGGACTAGATAAGAAAATAGATTTTTTAGTTTTCACCTTTGGCAAAGCCATCGCCTCTGTAGGTGCGTGTATGCTGTGTAGCAGTGATTTTAAAGCATTTTTTATCAATAAAGCAAGGGCGTTTATCTACTCTACTGCCCTCCCGCCTTTAAATGTCGCTTGGAGTCATTTCATTTTTGCAAATCTTGCAAGATTCCATAATCAAAGGCAAAATCTGCATAACATAAGCCATTTTTTTAAAGATGCGCTTTTAAAACAAGGCTTTAAAATATTAGGCGATGAATATATCATCTCCTTGCTTTGTGGGAGCAATGCAAAAGCCGATATGATTTCCAACAATCTTTTGCAAGGAGGCATTTTCGCCCCAGCGATTAAAGAGCCTACTATCCCCAAAGGCACATCACGCATTCGCTTCTCTCTCAATGCCGCACTCAATGAGGCACATATAGAATCTATCATCAAGGCGTTGTTATGAAATATACTTTTTTGCATACTCACGCACAGAGCGAGAAATGTATTATATTTTTTGGCGGATTTGCTACTCAAGCAGCACATTTTGCACATCTTAGCGCGGATTGTGATGTGATTATGGTGTATGATTACAGGGATTTTGTGCTACCTCAAGCATTTTTTGATAGCCTCGCTTCATATGAGATGCTCTACCTCATTGCCTTTTCTATGGGGGTGAGTATCGCACCGCATTTTATCTCTACTTTTAACCTTCATCGCAAAATTGCCATTAATGGCACAAATATCGGCATTGATAGACATTTTGGGATTCACCCGCTTGTGTTTAAAAAGACTATCTCACATCTTAATGTGCCTGATTTTAAAACCGCGCTTTTTGGCACACAAAGCGATATGCCCCTAAGCCCTAAAGATAAGCTACAAGCAGAGCTACAAAGCCTTTATAATTATGCGCTAAATAAGCCTCACTTGCAAGATTTTAGCTATGATGTAGCATTTTTATCGCTAAATGATAAGATTTTCCCCTTTAGTGCTTCAAAGGTATTTTTTGATTCACGCATTCCGCCTGTGCGTATTGTGGAATCTCCCGCGCCGCATTTTGCATTCCTAGCCTTTCAAAGTTGGGAGGAAATATGCACTATTTAGAGCGATTCCTCCAAGCGAAGCATACTTACGCGCAATCCGCTTTAATCCAAAGGCAAATGCGCCATAGACTCGTTGAGATATTAAGTCGCACACACAGGAGGGAATTTACACATATATTTGAGTTTGGCGCGGGTAATGGAGAGCTTATGCGCTTACTCACGCCGATATTGCATTATGAATCTTATATTTGCAATGATATTAACGATTATGGCGTAGATTTGAGGGATTTGCCAAATGTGGAATATCATATTTTTGATATGGCACATTTACGCAACAGCCCTTTGTGGCAATGCAAATTTGATTTAATCCTCTCTAATGCCTCTCTGCAATGGCTTGATTTTGAAAAGAGCATAAGCGAGATTCATAGCATTCTCGCCCCCAATGGCTTGTGTCTTTTAAGCACATTTGGGCAGAAAAACTGCTATGAGGTAAGGGCTATCACACATCAGGGACTGCCCTATATGGAGCTAGGAACGATGCGTGATATATTGACTCAATATTTTGAGATTCTCTATTTTCACGATGAGCTATTGAGTTTGCAATTCCCTAGTGCGCTTGATGTGTTTAGGCATTTAAAGCAAAGCGGTGTGAATGCCCTGCAAAGAGGTGGCTACATCTCTAAAAAAATGCTTACAGAGTATGAATTGCAATTTCATAACACACTCACCTACCACCCCATCTACCTACTCCTTTCTTGCAGAACAAAACGTATTTAAAAAATAATATTATTTATTATTTTTATTTTAACCTTTCTGTTTTATAATCTCTAATTATTCTAGTAAAGTGATTTATACAAGTATCATAAAGTTATTGATTCAAGGTTTATATGGTGATTTCTCGTGTTCATATTATTAAGTATGGCTTGATATGTTTGTATATCTTGGGAGTAGGCATATCTATGCTTATAGGTGATGAGATATGGAGTATATCTCGCCTTTTAGGGGTATTTTTTAGCACAGAAAGTAAAGTAGGAGTGGATAAAAGCATTTTATTTGATGTGCGCTTGCCACGTATCATAATGGCAATACTCATTGGTATGCTCCTTGCATCGTGTGGTTGCGTTACACAAAGTATTTTTGCCAATCCCATAGCTGATCCCTATATTATTGGCATAGCTTCAGCAGCTACCTTTGGAGCAGTGGTGGCTTATGCAATAGGTTTGGCTGATTTTTATTTTGGCATACTAGGATTTGTCTTTTGTGCTGCCTTTTCATTGCTAATTTTTAAGCTCCACAAATATGCTAACATCACTACCTTGCTCATCATTGGCATAGCCATTTCTTCATTTTTGGGTGCGCTCACTTCGCTTTTTATCTACTACATTGGAGAAAGCTCGTTTAAAATTGTGGCTTGGCTTATGGGATATTTAGGACTTAGCTCGTGGGATAAGGTGGGGATTCTCTGTATCCCGCTTATATTGTGTATGCTCTATTTTTATATGTATCGCTATGAGATGAATATTATCCTTAGTGGCGATGAGGAGGCACGGAATCTTGGCGTAGATGCCACAAGGCTTAAACGCAACTTGCTTATTGTTTCATCATTTGGTGTAGCCTTTAGTGTGGCATTTAGCGGATTGATTAGCTTTGTGGGATTGGTAATCCCCCACATCGTGCGATTATTGCTTAAAGATTATAATAATGCCATTGTTTTACCTTTATGCACGGCTTTAGGTGGTATCTTTTTGCTATTTTGTGATGGGATTGCACGAAGTGCGCTTAATGTAGAATTACCCATAGGGATTATTACCGCATTTTTTGGTGCGCCTCTCTTCTTGTATCTTGCATTATATGCTAGGAGAAGTATATGAGTGTGCGTGTGAATGGCTTAGAATATCGCATTGATAATAAAATATTATTACAAGATGTGTCATTTTGCATTACACAGGGCGAATTTGTAGGTATTCTAGGACCTAATGGCTCAGGCAAAAGCACATTGCTAAAGCATATACTCGGCATTATCCCATTGCAAAAGGGTAGCATTACGCTCTTTGATAAACCTATAGAATCTTATGATATGAAGCAGCTCTCACATCTTATTGGCTTTGTGCCTCAAAAATCAGGCATAAATATGCCTCTTTTAGTACAAGATGTGCTACTTATGGGGCGATATAGCGCATTAAAAAGTATGTTTGGCGGATATACAAAGGACGATTTAGAATCAATGCGGGAGTTAGCAAATACACTCAAAATAGAATCTTTTTTAACGCGCAATATCCTTTCACTTAGTGGAGGCGAATTCCAACGTGTTTTGCTCGCAAGAGCATTGCTTAAGAATCCCCGCATACTTTGTCTTGATGAGCCCACCTCTGCGCTTGATTTACATTTTTCTATCGAGCTTCTTTCCTTGTGTGAGGATTATATCCGCACGCATAATATCGCCATAATAGCTATTTTACACGATGTGAATCTCGCCTCCCTCTTTTGCCATCGCCTCATTTTTCTTAAAAACGGACAAGTGCGCTATGATGGGAAAAGTGATGAGCTACTCAAGCCACCAATATTAAAAGACATTTATGGATTAGAATGCGAAGTAATGTCTCATAAGGGCAAAGCGCATATTATTATTTCAAAGGAGTATGTATGAAAATTTTTCTCTGTATGATTGGTTTTGTGTGTATGGTTTTTGCACAAGAGAGATTAGTGGTGCTAGACCCGGCAAGTATTGAGATTATCTATGAGCTTGGGAGTGGAGATGAGATTATCGCTATTGCACATTTGCAGCATAGTAACATCGCCCCAAAAGATAAAACATCAAAGCTACCAAGTGTGGGGAGCTTCTCAAATCCTTCCATTGAAAAAATCATTTCTTTTAAGCCTACGCTTGTGATTCTTAGCTCGTATTCTTTGGGATTGCAAGAGCGATTAGCGCAATTAGGGATTAAAACAATGTATCTTCAAGCAAAAAGATTAAGTGATTTGGAAAAAAATATTACCACCCTAGCCACCTTGCTTCATAAGGAAAAAGCCGGTATCGCGCTTAATAACCGCATTAAAGAAGAGTTTTTGCTTCTAGAACAAGAGCCTTTAAACAAAAGCGCACTTTTTCTCTTCTCAAGCAACCCTCTTATGGGATTCACAGATAATTCTGTGATAGCCGATATATTTGCCCTTATTGGCGTGAAAAATGTAACACCCCCAAGTGAGATAGATCGCCCCATTATCTCAAGTGAGTTTATTTTAAAAACAAATCCAGATATGATTGTTCTAGGCATTGAAGCTAAAGATTCACAAATACTTCTAAAACAAAATCCCGCCCTAAAAAACACAAAAGCAGCAAAAAATAATCATATTTTTGCCTATCCACATACTTATTCTCTTTTGCGCGTAAGTCCTAGCATAGTAGAACATATCAAGGCATTTAAAGAGATATTACAAAATAAAGAGTAGAAACTTAAAGCAGGTATCTTAAGTGAGTTTTATGTTATAATCTATCACTTAAGATACCTCCAACCACAAGAGAATGTGTAATGAGTTTTTTTTCTATTGAATTTAGTATT encodes:
- the glyS gene encoding glycine--tRNA ligase subunit beta; this encodes MKAAHLPLLIEVFTEELPALPFLKELPNMVEKWQKIAKAHNIASTPLLYFTPRRIVLYEEHFPTTTQDMLIESYGPPLSIAFNNGDKTQGLSKAGESFYKKNGLSVDTTLQITQKDGKEVLYHTYTKKGVATSTLLGEVLIKWLESLQFGKSMFWGDVRQSFIRPIRNICVLLGKESIALNAFGLHSKAQTYVHRDVSFAPVAIDSAESYFQALDKGKVILNQDKRKTLILEQIRRIESTHHIKVEIDESLLNEIVAITEYPRAVCGSFDEVFLRLPPEVIIISMKEHQRYFATYMNGNLHNGFVLVANSTTEHLAPIVQGNQKVLKARLSDAMFFYENDIKNGFKVEDLEQILFVEGAGSLLDKSKREGIIAHILLESYATKIDMPLVDMQEILSNAIMYAKADLLTQMVYEFPELQGIMGYYYAKRFGFHPLVALSIKEQYLPTGEDSVLPSHLISAIVALSIKLDNIFTLFSLGKIPSGSKDPFALRRAANGILKIISCYELDFDLHTDIARLYQAAGYKTSDLSHIESFFLERLEGMLKVNPSLIRCVLNARVDNKPMRNLRSIITHTQSLSAFFENSDKEALVRLFKRVANILEDSIEPTPIIESLLTLNAEKSLYQALKSLQSQHFANTDTHIAALFALKIPLEAFFESVLVNVENKALKTNRQMLVLEAYNEFLRIGDIKDISL
- a CDS encoding di-trans,poly-cis-decaprenylcistransferase; this translates as MKKPSLQHIAIIMDGNGRWAQSQGKKRTHGHKEGAKIVRDVTQWCANQKIPYLTLYAFSTENWKRPKVEVDFLMKLLEKYLHNEKPVYMKNNIRFRAIGDISIFSHTLKNAILELEHLTQNHTNLTQILALNYGSHNEIARTFIKIAQSLSKEEISTLTPQEAITLINANLDTATLPNVDLLIRTGGESRLSNFLLWQSSYAELFFTPTLWPNLRTDELDGILEAFYLKQRRFGALK
- a CDS encoding acyltransferase — encoded protein: MNPIIKEVGIVNVKCGKNVVIITPSNLYGCTLGEDVFVGPFCEIQCDVYIGKRTRVQSHSFICSSVCIGEDCFIGHSVVFINDTFSQGAPAPSKDMWKSTNIGNRVSIGSNATILPVNICDDVVIGAGAVVSKDIMQSGFYVGNPARFLRPLVDSIR
- a CDS encoding N-6 DNA methylase, translating into MKELLNCFEYIKRYHIDMFDSIAIMLEMFYLKRHCPDFIESLIALAVKRKPIYEEYANALKSALGEELYTPLNPHCNLLKILKVILGNDVSNRTIEEFLHIITQKKTTHKLFSYSTPLEINELLVGLLDIKQSQSVYNPCYGMGSLFFAIANAAHQFELYGEELESALVRIAKIICKILDLSSSHLLLNNILKNEQFKHQKFDKIICNPPLDSHIGTQFLKEDKRFATYETLIKTYPELLFLIHSLSYLKDKGVFILRTQTLLKSSIEGRLRERLCEEGLIESIIELPKNIFPHQTYDFSIIVLSPNNESILHINANTPYFYHKDGKYNRLIHLKELLDIYRYKHTGEHSSLTPLSQINPHDLSVSAYVQKPTSSHTNHTTLSALGTSVFRGQRVYGGSKDEKIIYFDLGIADFTDYGFCYEFSTQRFKGDIHKIHKYSLKPYDIAISIRGTMPKFTILSPAMKDAKIVANAGIIIVRSKSPEIAIGIYCYLFSTQGQQMLSKLYERNLGNLNPLDLEQLPIPNDFTLHAQQTFTQIESYAAQLKDIQDKLQALRG
- a CDS encoding flagellar hook-basal body protein — translated: MQSGYYNTTGGMVTQFNRLDLISNNLANLNTTGFKRDDVVIGDYLRLYETHKEQLPIEDHTRKAAKFLNRTLDRVPIISEEYTDRSVGNLTQTDNPLDFALQRENAFFAIQTPDGIRYTRDGSFNINSDGQIVNKDGYLVLSRNGLDSGEGLVVSAGLHLEADKNGNIYVRNLNNDAIAEQINLGALAIVGFENPRYLKKVGKNLYEYPKERENEREIVYNDVLTQGFVEKSNVNAVREMTALIETNRLVDMYSKVMRSHMDDLNTEAITKLAVRA
- a CDS encoding pyridoxal phosphate-dependent aminotransferase family protein is translated as MPLDTILADLKTQGNYRRLKTLTHEGQYVYFKGQKLLNLAGNDYLHLTKDEGLKDEFLRQLDAKDFYLSSSSSRSLSGNFSIYEKFESSLAKSFQNKEVLHFNSGYHLNLSCIQALSTLPNTLLIADKLIHASVIDGLRLGGSRFLRFKHNDLESLENLLKQYHKDYEHMIIITEALFSMNGDFAPLKELTEFKKRYQNILLYVDEAHSVGCFDESGLGYAKSLGLDKKIDFLVFTFGKAIASVGACMLCSSDFKAFFINKARAFIYSTALPPLNVAWSHFIFANLARFHNQRQNLHNISHFFKDALLKQGFKILGDEYIISLLCGSNAKADMISNNLLQGGIFAPAIKEPTIPKGTSRIRFSLNAALNEAHIESIIKALL
- a CDS encoding pimeloyl-ACP methyl esterase BioG family protein encodes the protein MKYTFLHTHAQSEKCIIFFGGFATQAAHFAHLSADCDVIMVYDYRDFVLPQAFFDSLASYEMLYLIAFSMGVSIAPHFISTFNLHRKIAINGTNIGIDRHFGIHPLVFKKTISHLNVPDFKTALFGTQSDMPLSPKDKLQAELQSLYNYALNKPHLQDFSYDVAFLSLNDKIFPFSASKVFFDSRIPPVRIVESPAPHFAFLAFQSWEEICTI
- a CDS encoding methyltransferase domain-containing protein, translated to MHYLERFLQAKHTYAQSALIQRQMRHRLVEILSRTHRREFTHIFEFGAGNGELMRLLTPILHYESYICNDINDYGVDLRDLPNVEYHIFDMAHLRNSPLWQCKFDLILSNASLQWLDFEKSISEIHSILAPNGLCLLSTFGQKNCYEVRAITHQGLPYMELGTMRDILTQYFEILYFHDELLSLQFPSALDVFRHLKQSGVNALQRGGYISKKMLTEYELQFHNTLTYHPIYLLLSCRTKRI
- a CDS encoding FecCD family ABC transporter permease, with product MISRVHIIKYGLICLYILGVGISMLIGDEIWSISRLLGVFFSTESKVGVDKSILFDVRLPRIIMAILIGMLLASCGCVTQSIFANPIADPYIIGIASAATFGAVVAYAIGLADFYFGILGFVFCAAFSLLIFKLHKYANITTLLIIGIAISSFLGALTSLFIYYIGESSFKIVAWLMGYLGLSSWDKVGILCIPLILCMLYFYMYRYEMNIILSGDEEARNLGVDATRLKRNLLIVSSFGVAFSVAFSGLISFVGLVIPHIVRLLLKDYNNAIVLPLCTALGGIFLLFCDGIARSALNVELPIGIITAFFGAPLFLYLALYARRSI
- a CDS encoding ABC transporter ATP-binding protein, with protein sequence MSVRVNGLEYRIDNKILLQDVSFCITQGEFVGILGPNGSGKSTLLKHILGIIPLQKGSITLFDKPIESYDMKQLSHLIGFVPQKSGINMPLLVQDVLLMGRYSALKSMFGGYTKDDLESMRELANTLKIESFLTRNILSLSGGEFQRVLLARALLKNPRILCLDEPTSALDLHFSIELLSLCEDYIRTHNIAIIAILHDVNLASLFCHRLIFLKNGQVRYDGKSDELLKPPILKDIYGLECEVMSHKGKAHIIISKEYV
- a CDS encoding ABC transporter substrate-binding protein → MKIFLCMIGFVCMVFAQERLVVLDPASIEIIYELGSGDEIIAIAHLQHSNIAPKDKTSKLPSVGSFSNPSIEKIISFKPTLVILSSYSLGLQERLAQLGIKTMYLQAKRLSDLEKNITTLATLLHKEKAGIALNNRIKEEFLLLEQEPLNKSALFLFSSNPLMGFTDNSVIADIFALIGVKNVTPPSEIDRPIISSEFILKTNPDMIVLGIEAKDSQILLKQNPALKNTKAAKNNHIFAYPHTYSLLRVSPSIVEHIKAFKEILQNKE